aatattttgctgatTCAAAACTTTACCACCGGGACATGTTTAAACTGAAGCGACGTCACGTACGCAATGCTCGACAAAATTTAACTATAGAACTGGCCGTTTTTTTCGACGAAGCAGCATATCATATGTACATGCCTATTCTGGACAATGATGAGGATAAGTTACGCAATATGATATTAGCATACGTGAACCAAATTCAAGCCTTGTTGCATCATTCAAGTTTCGGTGCTCCTGTTGATATTTCATTGGTAAAGTTGGTAATAATGGATAAACAGCTGTCAAATTTGTCTGCTTTCGACGGTGACCATAAAAAGATGATCAATTCATTTTGCGATtacgtgaattttttgtattctgAATACGGGATTGATTCGCTTCAGTGGGACATTGGCCTTTACCTGACCGGAATAAATCTATATGAGTCAGAAAAGGAACAAAAGCATTATGGTGTTGTAGGaagttctttctttaattccTCGTGTACACAGAATTCATCGTGCGCCTTAGTAGAAATCGGTTCTACCGGTCCTTACGCAGTCTTGGGTTTTGCGACGTCTCGTATTGCTGCTCATGAGATCGGTCATCTGTAAGtgtatgtatactttttttatacaattaggtatatgatatttattagaagaatttttatatttgtgcaattgaaagataaaactgCTCAGAGTTTTTAAGagatttagttttttaaagtgTAAAACTTTTGAGTAACaacaaagtattaaaaatattgcagataaGGCATATTTTcaaacgtaataatttaattgttcaaaagaTTAGGAATGGAACACGATAATGGCTCTATCGATTCGACGTGTCCGAATGgcaaatacataatgtcaGATTGGCAATATTTACGGGGACAAGTAACATGGTCCGCATGTAGTCGTAACATTACGAAAAATCTGTGGAAAGAAAAACCGTGTCTTTTTGATCACACGAGACGAGAAGAGACCGATGATCCATATGTACTGGGCCATTCACGTTATCACAATTTACCTGGAAGGGAATGGACTGCCAAAGCacaatgtgaattatttttacgcgacaaaGATGCAAACGTAGTCACGTTGCATGATGTATGTCAAGTCTTACAATGCGAAACGCCTGACAGAAATAGGAATTTCTTCGCGGGACCTGCGTTGGATGGTAtgtcttttttgtaattagaaactttaattaaaattttgaactaaatttttttcaggaaCTAATTGTGCACTCGGAAAGGAATGTCGCGGCGGAGAATGCATGGCCGTTATCACACCACcatacattttttcgtattGTGAAGACGATAATtggagtgaatggaaagaaGACTCTTGTAAAAGCAATTGCTTGACGAAATCCAAAGGCGTGGTAATCAAACGACGTTTTTGCAAACATGGTATTTACAAAACGGCTAATTGTGATGGGCCATATTACGACGTGGTTCTGTGTAATGACTCCAGCCTTTGCACTGAAGAACGCTTTACGATTGCCGAATATACTGCTCTAAAATGTACTGAACTTagcctaaaaataaaaagacaggGCAAAGAATATTTCAAGTACGAACCGTTAAATGAGCCAGGAAAGCAGGCCTCCCATGTCGTCGAGGAACCGTGGAGAGCCTGTACCATACACTGCCTACGTGAAGAAGAAATATCTGCTAATTACAGTCTGTTTTTTTCCTATGCACCACGCCAGGAAATGCTCGACTTAAAAATCGAaccatactttccagatggaACGTGGTGTCACGAGAAAGATgggcaaaattattattgccgcCAGCATTATTGTCTGCCGGAAAACAATTCAATCGAAGAATAATTACCGAAAGCTTCTCGACATGTGTGGGCAAGgatctaagaaaaaataaaattgcaaaacaaaagTAATTCAAAACATTAAACcacatataatggaaaggctccatatgtttttaacaaacgagaaataatgaaaatggcgataagagccgttgcaggatgttagtgctaaattttttaatttttcttaaagaaattagtaaattagtctacaagagacagttaaattgtacaccgatctcaaatcgagatacttaaagtgtacgaaatttatagtacattgttctcatatatcgagaaactttaatgtacgtataggaattattgtaaagaaaggaagagagaaaaaatatcagggcgcgagtggcgccctgacgcgtttatgtcctacagcaatgttgatttcctaatctaggagagataaatgttagaagcgtggggtctgagtagtttaatggtcagaacattcgcccggcaagcggaagacccgggttcatttcccggcttagccactcgcgccctgatattttttctctcttcctttctttacaataattcctatacgtacattaaagtttctcgatatatgagaacaatgtactataaatttcgtacactttaagtatctcgatttgagatcggtgtacaatttaactgtctcttgtagactaatttactaatttctttaagaaaaattaaaaagtaattcaatttagaaatgtttagTATTTGTTCAGTATAAAATCTAGGATCCATTAAATTATCGTCGttactttctattttaagcaataaatccattttttgTTAGCATATAGTAAATTTATACGAGAAGGAATACGTCGAATTATCGACATGAAAAATTCCATCCAAAATCCAAATAACTTAATAGTTAGTAattgcataaagaaaaaaataaatatttgttagttGACAgggatttgaaaaaaatataatgataaatcaatGCTCAGAATTAATTAAGCATCTGAATCGATTTTCGTCATTGGTACCTGCTTTCCTTCTTCGTCGGACGCGCCGTTACAGCTACAGCCAATGCATTACATGTTGCTATCGAATTAATTAGTAGATTCTTCTTCCATAAGAAGATCGACTACGTAAACTTTAAATCTCgtgaaatttagaatatactacttaaatatatatgtatattacttaAACAAAGTGTTGCTTTCTCTATAGTtatacttgtatatatatttataattgtattgtacAACGTATCACATGATTggatatttcttaaattattcattgccAATAAAGAATCCCTTATTGCACTTATGAGCGTGTcacattgttaaatttacattacgtTAGAATgatgttacaaataattgatttcgatatatttattaactgaaTATTACtactcaatatatatttttaacttttaatattttttaccaacaaattttattcgacagaataattgtataaaaatattaattcttaacaatgtctgttgcaatatgtatatatttatttaattgtttcttttctttgatttctATTGATCCTGAATTTTAACGTAACTTACAAGATATTACGAATACGCATAAacgacaattttatataccaacaataattatcaacattttgaaatcaaattattaaaaattaaacttttatgtttccgatcaatgttacatattatacatattagtgataaattacattttataaacctaCATTTTATACCGTCATCGTAAATACTACATTTAAACGTTTggatttaaaaacataaatatttatacatatacatgtagcaAAGAGAGAATATACAATAGGTGTCACACTACACGAAAGATATTCCTCATACGCCAGTTCGGGTTTCATTCGTGATCATATCAGGTATAACGAACGCGACAGTGCTAGTgcgagtatataaattatttgattaatagtttaatagtTTGAAATTGAACGAGaacttaagaaaataaaatgttttttttattgaaatatatgataataattttactaaatgaAACGTACGCGCAAATTACGCATgatattgaaacaatattactgCCGGCATCGAATCCGACAGGCGCAATAAAGGTACGTGCGTTTTACAGTATAATtctatttgttgctcgttattcgagaattatcaaatttcttttttaattgtcattcAAATTACAGATACCAATAACACTGAAAGTTTTCGGACGATTGATTCAACTGAATCTGCGTAGAAGTGATCGAATTGTATCGCCTGCGTTCAAagaatggaaatataatgCGAAAGGCGTGACagagaaattgtttaaattaaacgtATCAAGTCATTGCTTTTATTATCATGAAGATCATATCAGCTCTGCGGTTATTAACTTTTGTCATGAACATGGATTGGTCAGTAATATCACATGAAAAacaaacagtttttaaatttttatgtgattacTTGTgacctttattatttttcgttttatatacaatgacacataaagaataaatatatctttttaaaagcaGGAAGGATTTGTTTTTGTGGAGAACAACACGTTAGAGATACAGCCTTTGCGGAACGATTTCATGCCTATGTGTTTAATCTACGATTTTAGAGGACAATCTAATCTTTCACTTGGCAAAccttatgttattaaaaaatcaatggaATATTTTGCTGATTCAAGTCTTTACCACTGGGACATGTTTAAACTAAAGCGACGTCACGTGCGCAATgcgcaacaaaatttaactgtGGAACTTGCCGTTTTCTATGACGAAGCAGCATATAATACGTCCATGTCAATTTTGAACAATGATAAGGATAAGTTACACAATATGATATTAGACTATGTAAATCGTATCCAAAATGCTTTCAGTCGTCCGAGTTTGGATgcctttttcaatattacgttaataagtttaaaatatctgaaagaACAGCAGTTAAATTTGCCAATTTCTGATGGCGACGCTAAAGAATTGCTCAATTCTTTTTGCACATACGTGAATTTTCTTAATCCTTCGGACGATAATGATCCGCGTCACTGGGACATTGGCCTTTACTTAACCGGAATAAatctttatgaatatattcacGTATTGCAACCGTATTACAGAACCGAAAAGAATTATGATATTAAGGGAAGAACCTACCAAGATGGCGCATGCAATCCGCTTTTATCTTGCGCAATAGTAGAATTCCGTGATTCATCTGAAATCACATCATCTCTTGAAGCTATTTATAAGATCGGAAATCTGtaagtttttgtatattagttttacgtatagagaataaattacattttataataaaatttatttaattgtacaattgcacaataaaatcaacaagtaaacagtcattattaaaaaaatttattctttaattgtttacCATGTTAACTATTACTAAATCATAAGATAAATAcgaatatttcaatcaaataatgcaaagtaaaacatatatttaaaattaataatttatctgatCAACAGTTTAGGATTAACACAAGAGCAAAGTTCTAGCGATTCGCAAAAGTACGTAACATGGTCTAAGAAtagtaacaaaattgaaaaactctGGGAAACAAAAACGTGTCTTAGAGATCAAGCAAAAACAATGATTTCCAAACCGGAAAACATCAATAATGACAATGCGGGACAGAACTTAACCATAGAACTTGCCGTTTTTATCGACGAAGCAGCATATAATAAGTCCATGTCTATTTTGGACAATGATGAGGATAAgttacacaatattatattagcgTACGTGAATCGCATCCAGGCTGCCTTTAATCGTCCAAGTTTGGatgtttttatgaatattacgttaatacatttaattatgcTGAGAGAACAGCCGTCAAATTTGCCAATTTCTGACGGCAATGCTGGCGAATTGCTCTTTTCGTTCTGCACATACGCGGATTCTCTAAATTTTCCGAACGATAATAATCCGCATCACTGGGATATTGCCCTTTACTTAACCggaataaaactttatgaaaatgttatggtaaaatttaaaacgcaTGACAGAGATGAGAAGAATTTTCAGATTACGGGATATACTTACTTCGATAGCGTATGTAAGCCGCTTCTCTCATGCGCGATAGCAGAATTCCGTGACAAATCTGAAGTCGAATACCCTCTTACTGCTATTAAGATGATCGGAGAGCTGTAAGTTTTTAAGAACtagttttacgtataaattgaaaataaataacattatataatggaatttatttaattgtagaattgtacaataaaatcaacaagtaaacaatcattttaaaaaaatttcattctttaattgtttgttatataaactattaataaactaaaagatatttaagaatattttaattaaacaatgcaaAGTAAGgcatatacttaaaattaataatttatctgttttacagTTTAGGATTAATACCAGAGCAAAGTTCTAGCAATTTGGAAAGGAATATAACATGGCCCGAGTATAATCGTAATGAAATGGAAACACTATGGGAAAGAAAAACATGTCTTAGGGATCAAGCAAAAAGGATGAActttaaaaaggaaaacattGATAATACGCAAAAGAAATTGATCATAGAACTTGCCGTTTTTTTCGACGAAGCAGCATATCATATGTACATGCCTATTCTGGACAATGATGAGGATAAGTTACGCGATATGATACTAGCATACGTGAACCAAATTCAAGCTTTGTTGCATCATTTAAGTTTTGGTGTTCTTGTTGATATTTCATTGGTAAAGTTGGTAATAATGGATAAACAGCTATCAAATTTGTCTACTTTCGACGGTAACCATACAAAGATGATCAATTCATTCTGCGATTACTTGAATTTTTCGTATCCTAAAGACGGGATTGATTCGCTTCAGTGGGACATTGGCCTTTACCTGACCGGAATAAATCTATATGAGTCAGAAAAGGAACGAAAGCATTATAGTGTAGGAAGTTCTTTCGTCAATTACTCGTGTACCGAGATTTTATCGTGCGCTTTAGTAGAAATCAGTTCTACCGGTTCTAACGCAGTCTCGGGTTTTGCGACGTCTCGTGCTGCTGCTCATGAAATCGGCCATCTGTAAGtttatgtatacttttttatacaaattaagtatataatatttattagaagaattttcatatttgttcaATTGTAAGATAAAACTACTCAGAGTTTTAAAGAGATATAGTTTTTTAAGGTGTAAAACTTCTTAGTAACtacaaagtatttaaaaatattgcagataaggcatattttcgaaagtaataatttaattgttcaaaagaTTAGGAATGAAACACGATAATGACTTCATCAATTCGACGTGTGCGAAAAGCAGATACATAATGacagattttcaatatttgcggAGACAAGTAACATGGTCCGAGTGTAGTCGTAACATTACAAAAAATCTCAGGAAAAGAAAACCGTGTCTTCTCGATCATACAAGACGAGAAGAGACCGAAAATCCATA
The nucleotide sequence above comes from Linepithema humile isolate Giens D197 chromosome 4, Lhum_UNIL_v1.0, whole genome shotgun sequence. Encoded proteins:
- the LOC136999728 gene encoding uncharacterized protein isoform X1, which gives rise to MFFLLKYMIIILLNETYAQITHDIETILLPASNPTGAIKIPITLKVFGRLIQLNLRRSDRIVSPAFKEWKYNAKGVTEKLFKLNVSSHCFYYHEDHISSAVINFCHEHGLEGFVFVENNTLEIQPLRNDFMPMCLIYDFRGQSNLSLGKPYVIKKSMEYFADSSLYHWDMFKLKRRHVRNAQQNLTVELAVFYDEAAYNTSMSILNNDKDKLHNMILDYVNRIQNAFSRPSLDAFFNITLISLKYLKEQQLNLPISDGDAKELLNSFCTYVNFLNPSDDNDPRHWDIGLYLTGINLYEYIHVLQPYYRTEKNYDIKGRTYQDGACNPLLSCAIVEFRDSSEITSSLEAIYKIGNLLGLTQEQSSSDSQKYVTWSKNSNKIEKLWETKTCLRDQAKTMISKPENINNDNAGQNLTIELAVFIDEAAYNKSMSILDNDEDKLHNIILAYVNRIQAAFNRPSLDVFMNITLIHLIMLREQPSNLPISDGNAGELLFSFCTYADSLNFPNDNNPHHWDIALYLTGIKLYENVMVKFKTHDRDEKNFQITGYTYFDSVCKPLLSCAIAEFRDKSEVEYPLTAIKMIGELLGLIPEQSSSNLERNITWPEYNRNEMETLWERKTCLRDQAKRMNFKKENIDNTQKKLIIELAVFFDEAAYHMYMPILDNDEDKLRDMILAYVNQIQALLHHLSFGVLVDISLVKLVIMDKQLSNLSTFDGNHTKMINSFCDYLNFSYPKDGIDSLQWDIGLYLTGINLYESEKERKHYSVGSSFVNYSCTEILSCALVEISSTGSNAVSGFATSRAAAHEIGHLLGMKHDNDFINSTCAKSRYIMTDFQYLRRQVTWSECSRNITKNLRKRKPCLLDHTRREETENPYARGHSRYHDLPGRE
- the LOC136999728 gene encoding uncharacterized protein isoform X2 gives rise to the protein MFFLLKYMIIILLNETYAQITHDIETILLPASNPTGAIKIPITLKVFGRLIQLNLRRSDRIVSPAFKEWKYNAKGVTEKLFKLNVSSHCFYYHEDHISSAVINFCHEHGLEGFVFVENNTLEIQPLRNDFMPMCLIYDFRGQSNLSLGKPYVIKKSMEYFADSSLYHWDMFKLKRRHVRNAQQNLTVELAVFYDEAAYNTSMSILNNDKDKLHNMILDYVNRIQNAFSRPSLDAFFNITLISLKYLKEQQLNLPISDGDAKELLNSFCTYVNFLNPSDDNDPRHWDIGLYLTGINLYEYIHVLQPYYRTEKNYDIKGRTYQDGACNPLLSCAIVEFRDSSEITSSLEAIYKIGNLLGLTQEQSSSDSQKYVTWSKNSNKIEKLWETKTCLRDQAKTMISKPENINNDNAGQNLTIELAVFIDEAAYNKSMSILDNDEDKLHNIILAYVNRIQAAFNRPSLDVFMNITLIHLIMLREQPSNLPISDGNAGELLFSFCTYADSLNFPNDNNPHHWDIALYLTGIKLYENVMVKFKTHDRDEKNFQITGYTYFDSVCKPLLSCAIAEFRDKSEVEYPLTAIKMIGELLGLIPEQSSSNLERNITWPEYNRNEMETLWERKTCLRDQAKRMNFKKENIDNTQKKLIIELAVFFDEAAYHMYMPILDNDEDKLRDMILAYVNQIQALLHHLSFGVLVDISLVKLVIMDKQLSNLSTFDGNHTKMINSFCDYLNFSYPKDGIDSLQWDIGLYLTGINLYESEKERKHYSVGSSFVNYSCTEILSCALVEISSTGSNAVSGFATSRAAAHEIGHL
- the LOC105679564 gene encoding A disintegrin and metalloproteinase with thrombospondin motifs adt-2-like, which encodes MFFISKFVIIILLNKTYAHLTRDMETILLPTLSPTGVKEISITLKVFGRLIQLNLHGSDRVVPPAFEGWKYNVKNVTEKLLELNVSSHCYYYHEDHISSAAIDFCHEHGLEGLVFMENNTIEIRPLRNEFTPMCLIGDFRGQSNLSFGKSYVIKRSLQYFADSKLYHRDMFKLKRRHVRNARQNLTIELAVFFDEAAYHMYMPILDNDEDKLRNMILAYVNQIQALLHHSSFGAPVDISLVKLVIMDKQLSNLSAFDGDHKKMINSFCDYVNFLYSEYGIDSLQWDIGLYLTGINLYESEKEQKHYGVVGSSFFNSSCTQNSSCALVEIGSTGPYAVLGFATSRIAAHEIGHLLGMEHDNGSIDSTCPNGKYIMSDWQYLRGQVTWSACSRNITKNLWKEKPCLFDHTRREETDDPYVLGHSRYHNLPGREWTAKAQCELFLRDKDANVVTLHDVCQVLQCETPDRNRNFFAGPALDGTNCALGKECRGGECMAVITPPYIFSYCEDDNWSEWKEDSCKSNCLTKSKGVVIKRRFCKHGIYKTANCDGPYYDVVLCNDSSLCTEERFTIAEYTALKCTELSLKIKRQGKEYFKYEPLNEPGKQASHVVEEPWRACTIHCLREEEISANYSLFFSYAPRQEMLDLKIEPYFPDGTWCHEKDGQNYYCRQHYCLPENNSIEE